The Haloplanus sp. CK5-1 genome segment GTTGCCCGTGATCGTGTCCCGGTCGAGCACCTCGTCCGATGGTTCGCTCTCGCTCATCGTCCGGTGAAAGGACGGTGGTAACTAAACGTTGTTCCCCGAACGCGACCCCGAACCCCCGTTTCTGTCAGTCTCGAGCGACGTTCAGGTCCCGCTGGACGTCTTCGGTGAACGCGTCGTCGACGTCGATGGCGGTGCCCGTGTTCCGGATCGTGTTCGTCGCGACCACGCCCGACGCTCCGGACCGGATACGGATGCCCGCGGCCTCGCAGTCGTTGATCGCGTTGCCCGTGACGGTGAAACTGTACGGGCGTCGCTCCTCGCGTGGGTCGGTGTCCGCGGCGTCTGCGGGCACCGTCCGGGAGATGAACCCGACCTCGCAGTTCTCGATCTGATTGCCCGAGACGGTGATGTCGTAGGACGTGGCCGCGGGCGTGCCGGCGACCGCCTCGCTGAGGTGGGTCTCCTTGTACTCGATTTCGATTCCCGCCTCGCCGCCGGGATCGCCGCCGAACTTGTTCAGATTCCGACAGACGTTGCCGACGATCGTCCCCTGTTGGGCCGGCGAACACGCGATCAGGCTGTGACCGCCGTCGAAGACGACGTTGCCCACGACGGCGAAGTTGCTGACGTTGTAGGTGGCGATGTTGTTGAACTTCATCCCCGAGACGCGGTTCTCGGCGACGACCACGTCGGTCGAACGCTTCAGGTCGCGGTCGCCCCCCTCGGGCGCGCCCCGACTCGTGATCCCGTACCAGTTCGGGTTCACTACCTCGTTGCCCCGGACGACCACGTTCTCACAGCCGGTGAAGGAGAGCGCCATCTGGAACCCGTTGACCGTCCGGTTGTTCGCGATGAGGACGCCGGTGCAGTCGTCTGCCTGAACCGCGTGGCTGTCCAGTTGCGTGCCCGCACCGTCGAACTCGACGTTCGTGACGGCGGCGTTGTCGCCGCGCACCCGGATCAGGTCGTGACCCCTCGGCAGGGGGTTCTCCTGGTCGTCGGTCGGGAGTGGATCGTCCCGGCGTCCGACCTGTGATCCGACGAAACGGGTTCCTCGCTGTCCCGTCAGCGCGGTGTCGTCCCCGAGGGTGGCCGGCCCGCCGAAGCGGAACGTGTCCGCGGCGGCGACGACGGTCCCGCCCCCGTCCGGGACGGCGTCGAAGGCGTACTGGAACGCCTCCTCGGCGTTGCCGTCCGCGGTCGTCCGGAACGCGACGCCGGTGCCGTCGGTGACGCGGTACTGGCCGTTCTCCCGGTAGACCAGAGACACCGCCCCGCTACGCACCGGATCGCTCCCCATCTGTGCCGCGCCGTTCCCGGTGAACGCCCCGAGTCCGGCGGCCGATCCGACGCCCGCGACGAACGACCGGCGGGTCGACCGCCAGTCGGAGACGCGCGAGACGAGTCCCGTTTCGCTGGTGTCGTCTGCCATCACGCAGACCTGTCCCCGATCCGATCATAACCCTATATAATAGCCGTCCGGACGGTCACCGCCGGGTCCCGAGCGGTCCGAACCTGGTACCGGCCCACCCCGATATCCACCACCACTCCGTGGGGAACAATAGCGCTACCGAGAGCCACGTTCGTCTCCCGACCGACACGAACCCCTCACACGACTACACCCCCGAATATATCAATATTACAATAGTTAATGTCCTCTCGGTCGCTTCGTTCGCGTGATGTCGGAGAAACACTCCGGACGACGGCGACGATTCCTGAAACTATCGGCGGCCGCCGTAGCGACCGGCCTGGCGGGTTGTGCCGGTGGGGCCGGCGGTGGCGGGAGCGAAAGCGGAAGCAACGACGTCAGCGGCGGGTCGGGGTCGGGCGACTCGATGCTCGCGGACGCATCGAGTTTCGACCCCGCCGACCCGGGCTGGGAGGAGAACAACTACCTTTCGGGGCCGCTGATCGATTCCGGGTACGAGCGCGGCGGTCAGTCGGACCTCGAGAGTATGAGCAATCGGGAGGTAGAGGAGGTGCCCCACGGCGACCCGGTCCGGGACTCCCCTGAGGACGAGAGCGAGTATCTCGACCCCGATACGCTGATCTTCACCGAGAGCCCAAGCGAGGACGTCGAGGGCCGCTACGAGGAAGACTTCCAGGCTGTCTTCGACCGCATCGAGGAGGAGACGGGCAAGCCGGTCGAGTACAACCGGGTCAACAGCTACGCCGCCTCCGTCGAGGCGATGCGCTCCGAACGCGCACACATCGCCAACTTCTCGACCGGGACAACGTGTTTCGCGGTCAACCTCTGTGGCGCGGTGCCCTTCGCGGCCGGCGTCGCCCCGGACGGTGCCTTCGGCTACCGCCTGTTCGCCACGACGCGGGCCGATGCGAGCAGTATCCAGTCCGTCGAGGACTTCGCGGACGACGACGTCCGGATGGCCCACGCCGAACCGGCCTCGAACTCCGGCCACCAGGCCCCCTCGGCGCTGTTCGACCAGTACTTCGACGTGACTGCGGGCGAGGACTACGAGATCAACTTCTCGGGCGGCCACTCCCAGACCACCCGCGGTATCGCCGCCGGCGACTACGACGCCGGCCCGATCTGTTCGACCTGTTTCAAGGACACCGTCGAGGGCGACAGCAACCTCGGCTACGACGACTTCAAGGTCGTCTGGGCGTCCGCCCCGTTCCCCAACGGTCCGATCGCCTACCGCTACAATCTCCACCCGGACATCGTCGAGGGCATCGAGGCGGCGTGGCTCGACTCCGACTTCGCGGGAACCACCTACGCCGACCGCACCGGCTACGACGAGTACGTCCCCGTCGAGTACCGGCGACACTGGTACGACATCATGGTCATCCAGCGGTACAACGGCGTCGAGTATACGCAGAGCGCCCTGAGCGAATGACCCTCGAAGCGATCGACCTGTCGAAGACGTACCCGACCGGCGACGAGGCGCTGCGGGGCGTCAGCCTCTCGATCGAGGGGAGCGAGACGGTGGCGATGATCGGTCCCAGCGGCGCTGGCAAGAGCACGTTCGTCCGGTGTGTCAACCGCCTCACGGAGCCGACGAGCGGCACGCTTCGCCTCGACGGGACGGAGCTGACGGCACTCGACGCGGACGGACTCCGGGCGGCCCGCCGCGACATCGGGATGATCTTCCAGGAGTACAACCTCGTCGAACGGCTCACCGTGATGGAGAACGTCCTCACCGGTCGGTTGGGCTACGTCTCGGCTTGGCGTGCGTTCCGGCGCGACTTCCCACCCGAGGACGTCGAGCGTGCCTACGAGATCCTCGACCGCGTCGGCCTCGGCGACATGGAGGACAAGCGCGTCGACGAACTCTCCGGCGGGCAGCGCCAACGGGTCGGCATCGCGCGAGCCGTGATCCAGCAGCCGAAGATCCTGCTGGTCGACGAGCCAACCTCCAGCCTCGACCCCGAGACGTCGAACACGGTGATGGACCTCCTCACCGACATCGCGGCCGAGCGGGGCATCCCCGTCCTGATCAACATCCACGAGGTCGACCTCGCACTGGAACACGCCGACCGCGTCGTCGGGCTCCACGACGGCGAACTCGTCTTCGAGGGGACGCCCGGGGACTTGGACGAGACGGCGCTCGGTCGGGTCTACCGCGGCGAGGAACCCCCCGATTCGGAGGTGTCGGAGCCGACGGACGATCCGTCGTCGGGGCCGACACTCGGCGTCCCCGAACAGCCGGATCGGTCGATTCCGGGAGGGTCTTGACGTGGCCGCCGGCGAACGAACCTGGCAGCGACCCAGCGTCTTCGGCCGTCGCGAGATCAAGTGGGGCGTCTACGCGGCCGTCGTCGCCTTCTTCGCGTGGTCCGCGCTGGGGATCGGTGCGGACCCCTCGCGGATCGTCCGGGGGCTGGGCCGAGGCGTGACGCTTCTGGGAGACTTCTTCCCGCCGGACGCGACGCCGAGACAGGCACAGCGCATCGTCGACAAGATGATCGAGAGCGTCGCGATGGCGATGGTGGCGACGGTCACCGGTATCGCACTCAGCGTCCCGATAGCCTTCATGGCGGCGGAGAACCTCTCACCCACGCCGCTGTACTACCTCAACCGCGGGTTCATCTCCATCTCGCGGGCGTTCAACGCCATCATCGTCGCCATCCTCGTCGTGAAGGCGGTGGGACTCGGCCCGCTTGCCGGCATCGTCACGATCACGTTCAAGACGGTCGGCTTCTTCTCGAAACTGCTCGCGGAGGACATCGAAGACATCGACGGGGGGAGCGTCGACGCGGTCCGCGCGGCCGGCGCGTCGCCCCTCCAGACGCTGCTGTACGGCGTCGTCCCACAGATCGTTCCGCGCTTTGCCGGGCTGTCGGTCTACCGCTGGGACATCAACATCCGCACCTCGACCGTCGTCGGCATCGTCGGCGCTGGCGGCATCGGATCGGTCCTGCTCACCGCATTCAACCGCTACGACTACCAGTACGTCTCGGCGATCCTGCTCGCCATCGTTCTGGTCGTCCTCGTCGCGGAGGGCGTGAGCGCGGTCGTCAGACGGAGGTACCAGTGATGTCGGGGGAGACCCGCAGTTGGGAGCGGTTCGATCGCCGCCGTCGACTCGGCCGCTCGATCGGCTGGCTCGTCGCGCTGGTCGTCTTCGTCGGCTCGTGGCAGTTCCTCGACATGGATCTGGTCGCAGCGGAGACGGTCCCACGGGAAGTGAACGACCTGCTGACGCGGATGTACCCGCCCGACGTGGCCTACGCGGGCGACATCGTCGCCCCGCTTATCGAGACGCTCCACATCGCCGCGCTCGGCACCGCCGGGGCGTTGGTACTCGCAGTGCCGGTCGCCCTCCTCGCCGCCGAGAACACGACGCCCAACCGCGCGACCTACTGGCTCGGGAAGGTGATCGTCACCGTCAGTCGCTCGGTGAACACCATCATCTGGGCACTCGTCTTCGTGGTGGTGTTCGGCTCCGGCCCGCTCGCCGGTGCCGTCGCCATCGCCTTTCGCTCGGTCGGCTTCCTCGGCAAACTCCTCGGTGAAGAGATCGAGGAGATCGACTTCGGGCAGGTCGAGGCGGTCCGTGCGGCCGGTGCGTCGCCAGTCCAGACACTCCTGTACGGCATCCTCCCACAGGTGAAGCCGGCACTAGTCGGGCTGTCGGTCTACCGCTGGGACATCAACGTCCGGGACTCGACGATCCTCGGGTTCGTCGGGGCCGGCGGGATCGGCGTTCAACTGTTCCGGGCGGTCAACGCCTTCGCCTGGGGGTCCGTGGCGACGATCCTCCTCGTGATCCTCGGCGTCGTGATCGCGAGCGAAGTGATATCCGCGTACGCACGGGGGCTGGTCCGATAGCGTGACGATCATCAGCCTCCACCGGCTACTGGTGATCGGATGACGCCACCGAGATCGTACGGCGACGCTGCGACCGACGGTCACGCCCTGCTGTTCGACATGGACGGCGTCCTGATCGAGGGCCGTGGGGCCGACGACGCGGTCCACGAACGCGCCCGCGACGACGCGCTCCGAGCGTTCGACGTCGAGGTGCCGGACCACCACCGCCCGGCGCTCGCGAGCTACGAGTACACGGAGGCCTTCGTCGAGGCGTGTCGGGCCGTCGACCTCGATCCGGTCGAGTTCTACGCCGCCCGCGAGCGACACAGTGCCCGCCGGATCGTCGACCGACTCCGAGCCGGCGAACGCGGCCTCTACCCCGACGTCGACGCGCTCGATCCGATCGCCGACCGTCACCACCTCGGCCTCGTCAGCAACAACTACCATCCGGCCGTCGAGTTCGTCGTCGATCACCACGGCCTCGACGCGTTCTCCTTCGCCCGCGGCCGCGAGCCGGGGGTCGAGGGCTTCCGCCGCCGCAAGCCCGACCCCCACTACCTGTTCGAGGGACTCGACGCCCTCGACGCCGAGGCGGGCTACTACGTCGGCGACCGCGAGACCGACCTCCTCGCGGCCGAACGCGCCGGTCTCGAGGGCGTGTTCGTCCGGCGCGACCACAACGTCGAGACACGTCTGGGCGTCGAGCCGGCCCACGAGATCGACTCGCTGTCGGACCTCGGCGATCTGCTCGACCGGTGACCACGCGGGACCCCAACCTATAAGATCGACCCCTCCGTCTTCTATAACGAAAGACCATGAATAATACTGGTCGGGACGGCTGCCCACTCTGTCCGCACGCGGTGTCCGGTCTCGAGGAACTCAGACTCCACCTGCAGGTCGACCACCGGAAGAGTGCGGTCGTCGACGAGTACGTCGACCGGCTCGACCGGTCGCCCGCAGTGTCCCCCTGACGCCTACATTCCGGGCTGGTACTCCCCGAACTCCTCGCGGAGGGCGTTCGATATCTCGCCGACCGACGCGTACGCCTTGACCGCGTCGACGATGGGCGGGAGGAGGTTGTCGTCGCCGCGGGCCGTCTCCCGCACCGCGGCGAGGGCTGCCTCGACCGCCTCGTCGTCGCGTTCGGCCCGCACCGTCTCCAGTCGATCGACCTGTCGGCGTTCGTCCTCCTCGGTGACCTCCTCCAGATCGACCTCGGGGTCCTCGTCGACCTGGTACTCGTTGACGCCGACGATGATCCGCTTGCCCTCCTCGATCTCCTGTTGGCGGTCGAACGCCACGTCCTGAATCCGTCCCTGTACCCACTGGGACTTCACCGCGTCGAGCATCCCCCCGCGGTCGTCGACCTCGTCGAGGATGTCGAACGCCTCCGCCTCGAGGTCGTCGGTGAGCGCCTCGACGTAGTAACTCCCCGCGAGGGGGTCGATCGTGTCGGCCGCGCCGGACTCGTGGGCGAGGATCTGCTGGGTGCGAAGCGCCGTCCGGACGCTCTTCTCGGTCGGCAGCGACAGCGCCTCGTCCTTGCCGTTGGTGTGGAGGCTCTGCGTGCCGCCCAGGACGGCCGCGAGCGCCTGGTAGGCCACCCGGACGACGTTGTTGTCGATCTGTTGGGCCGTCAGCGTCGACCCGCCGGTCTGGGTGTGGAACTTCAACTGCTTGGACTTGGGGTTCTCCGCGCCGAAGCGCTCCTCCATGATCTTCGCCCACATCCGCCGGGCCGCCCGGAACTTCGCCACCTCCTCGAAGATGTTGTTGTGGGCGTTGAAGAAAAAGGAGAGCTGTGGGGCGAACTCGTCGACGTCGAGGCCGGCGTCGAGGGCGGCGTTCACGTACTCGATGCCGTTGCCGAGGGTGAACGCAATCTCCTGTGCGGCCGTGGAC includes the following:
- the phnE gene encoding phosphonate ABC transporter, permease protein PhnE, with translation MAAGERTWQRPSVFGRREIKWGVYAAVVAFFAWSALGIGADPSRIVRGLGRGVTLLGDFFPPDATPRQAQRIVDKMIESVAMAMVATVTGIALSVPIAFMAAENLSPTPLYYLNRGFISISRAFNAIIVAILVVKAVGLGPLAGIVTITFKTVGFFSKLLAEDIEDIDGGSVDAVRAAGASPLQTLLYGVVPQIVPRFAGLSVYRWDINIRTSTVVGIVGAGGIGSVLLTAFNRYDYQYVSAILLAIVLVVLVAEGVSAVVRRRYQ
- a CDS encoding right-handed parallel beta-helix repeat-containing protein, which gives rise to MADDTSETGLVSRVSDWRSTRRSFVAGVGSAAGLGAFTGNGAAQMGSDPVRSGAVSLVYRENGQYRVTDGTGVAFRTTADGNAEEAFQYAFDAVPDGGGTVVAAADTFRFGGPATLGDDTALTGQRGTRFVGSQVGRRDDPLPTDDQENPLPRGHDLIRVRGDNAAVTNVEFDGAGTQLDSHAVQADDCTGVLIANNRTVNGFQMALSFTGCENVVVRGNEVVNPNWYGITSRGAPEGGDRDLKRSTDVVVAENRVSGMKFNNIATYNVSNFAVVGNVVFDGGHSLIACSPAQQGTIVGNVCRNLNKFGGDPGGEAGIEIEYKETHLSEAVAGTPAATSYDITVSGNQIENCEVGFISRTVPADAADTDPREERRPYSFTVTGNAINDCEAAGIRIRSGASGVVATNTIRNTGTAIDVDDAFTEDVQRDLNVARD
- a CDS encoding HAD-IA family hydrolase, with amino-acid sequence MTPPRSYGDAATDGHALLFDMDGVLIEGRGADDAVHERARDDALRAFDVEVPDHHRPALASYEYTEAFVEACRAVDLDPVEFYAARERHSARRIVDRLRAGERGLYPDVDALDPIADRHHLGLVSNNYHPAVEFVVDHHGLDAFSFARGREPGVEGFRRRKPDPHYLFEGLDALDAEAGYYVGDRETDLLAAERAGLEGVFVRRDHNVETRLGVEPAHEIDSLSDLGDLLDR
- the phnD gene encoding phosphate/phosphite/phosphonate ABC transporter substrate-binding protein yields the protein MLADASSFDPADPGWEENNYLSGPLIDSGYERGGQSDLESMSNREVEEVPHGDPVRDSPEDESEYLDPDTLIFTESPSEDVEGRYEEDFQAVFDRIEEETGKPVEYNRVNSYAASVEAMRSERAHIANFSTGTTCFAVNLCGAVPFAAGVAPDGAFGYRLFATTRADASSIQSVEDFADDDVRMAHAEPASNSGHQAPSALFDQYFDVTAGEDYEINFSGGHSQTTRGIAAGDYDAGPICSTCFKDTVEGDSNLGYDDFKVVWASAPFPNGPIAYRYNLHPDIVEGIEAAWLDSDFAGTTYADRTGYDEYVPVEYRRHWYDIMVIQRYNGVEYTQSALSE
- the phnC gene encoding phosphonate ABC transporter ATP-binding protein; its protein translation is MTLEAIDLSKTYPTGDEALRGVSLSIEGSETVAMIGPSGAGKSTFVRCVNRLTEPTSGTLRLDGTELTALDADGLRAARRDIGMIFQEYNLVERLTVMENVLTGRLGYVSAWRAFRRDFPPEDVERAYEILDRVGLGDMEDKRVDELSGGQRQRVGIARAVIQQPKILLVDEPTSSLDPETSNTVMDLLTDIAAERGIPVLINIHEVDLALEHADRVVGLHDGELVFEGTPGDLDETALGRVYRGEEPPDSEVSEPTDDPSSGPTLGVPEQPDRSIPGGS
- the phnE gene encoding phosphonate ABC transporter, permease protein PhnE, translating into MSGETRSWERFDRRRRLGRSIGWLVALVVFVGSWQFLDMDLVAAETVPREVNDLLTRMYPPDVAYAGDIVAPLIETLHIAALGTAGALVLAVPVALLAAENTTPNRATYWLGKVIVTVSRSVNTIIWALVFVVVFGSGPLAGAVAIAFRSVGFLGKLLGEEIEEIDFGQVEAVRAAGASPVQTLLYGILPQVKPALVGLSVYRWDINVRDSTILGFVGAGGIGVQLFRAVNAFAWGSVATILLVILGVVIASEVISAYARGLVR
- a CDS encoding methylmalonyl-CoA mutase family protein, whose amino-acid sequence is MFDPDDLDTIREAKADWEADSYGPTVDRFGERKDVFTTDTGGQEVDPLYTPADVADLDYREDVGVPGEEPYTRGVYSTMYRGRLWTMRQYAGMGTAAETNERFNYLLDEGQTGLSMAFDLPTQMGYDSDAAMAAGEVGKSGVAIDTLRDMETVFDGIPLSEVSTSMTINAPAAILLAMYVAIGDQQGVDRSELRGTIQNDIMKEYIARNLYIYPPEPSMRLITDIFEFCAAETPKFNTISISGYHIREAGSTAAQEIAFTLGNGIEYVNAALDAGLDVDEFAPQLSFFFNAHNNIFEEVAKFRAARRMWAKIMEERFGAENPKSKQLKFHTQTGGSTLTAQQIDNNVVRVAYQALAAVLGGTQSLHTNGKDEALSLPTEKSVRTALRTQQILAHESGAADTIDPLAGSYYVEALTDDLEAEAFDILDEVDDRGGMLDAVKSQWVQGRIQDVAFDRQQEIEEGKRIIVGVNEYQVDEDPEVDLEEVTEEDERRQVDRLETVRAERDDEAVEAALAAVRETARGDDNLLPPIVDAVKAYASVGEISNALREEFGEYQPGM